From the Castor canadensis chromosome 9, mCasCan1.hap1v2, whole genome shotgun sequence genome, one window contains:
- the Smim43 gene encoding small integral membrane protein 43, with protein sequence MEWELNLLLYLALFFFLLFLLFLLLFVVIKQLKNSVASTAGTLQPGRLSLHREPWGFNHEQAV encoded by the coding sequence ATGGAGTGGGAGCTTAACTTGCTGCTCTACCTGGCGctcttcttctttctgcttttcctaCTTTTCCTCCTGCTTTTCGTGGTCATCAAGCAGCTGAAGAACTCCGTGGCCAGCACAGCCGGGACACTCCAGCCGGGGCGCCTCTCGCTGCATCGCGAGCCTTGGGGCTTCAACCACGAACAAGCTGTGTGA